The DNA window GAAAGAACGGACGCACACTCTTGACAGTGTGCGTTCTGGTGTCGCATACACTCACTCGCACACTCCTCGGCCGCGGTCGCGAACACTTCCGCGAGTTCCGGTCCGAAGACGGAATCGCGGGCGATGAGCTTCGTGTTCAGCGTTCCGAGGTCGGCAACGTCCCGACAGAGCCGAATACACTCGGCCATCTGCGGTCCCTCGTCGATACACTGGTCGGCACACCAATCACAGACTTTCGCGGCCTTCTCGAAGTCTTCGAGTGCGACGCGCATCTCGCCGGGCAACTGATCGTCGAACTGGCCGCCAGGTTGTGTCATTTGCTGGCCGCCGCTCGTGCTCGTTCCCTGCCCCATCTGCTGGCCGACTCCCTGCTGGGAGATTC is part of the Haladaptatus paucihalophilus DX253 genome and encodes:
- a CDS encoding four-helix bundle copper-binding protein, whose protein sequence is MTQQGPMEHSQAGISGGRYGQSQEYGRMGARQRGGIPPQRGQQTAPQEYGQQGISQQGVGQQMGQGTSTSGGQQMTQPGGQFDDQLPGEMRVALEDFEKAAKVCDWCADQCIDEGPQMAECIRLCRDVADLGTLNTKLIARDSVFGPELAEVFATAAEECASECMRHQNAHCQECASVLSRAVDSTYRLLDKLQTTEGGVSTQQGIPTQQSQF